The following are from one region of the Corylus avellana chromosome ca1, CavTom2PMs-1.0 genome:
- the LOC132167175 gene encoding non-specific lipid transfer protein GPI-anchored 14-like produces MGLHYYTTVRLGFILVLLISVMVSYAMADSAKDREECQPQLVEMATCLPYVDGEAKAPTPDCCTSLKDVLKNNKKCLCVIVRDRNDPNLGLQINVTLALGLPSVCHAPANVSQCPALLHMDPKSPEAQVFYQLGGSSNQSVVGPAPSPSVGGSPTSGRSEGPSGQGTSDGCCSGNRWFGMEIAAGGVLIWCFISSHLFI; encoded by the exons ATGGGCTTACACTACTACACCACTGTGAGACTAGGATTCATCTTGGTGCTGCTCATATCAGTTATGGTTAGCTATGCAATGGCAGATTCAGCCAAAGATAGAGAGGAGTGTCAACCGCAGTTGGTAGAGATGGCCACCTGTCTGCCTTACGTTGATGGTGAAGCAAAAGCTCCTACACCAGACTGCTGCACTAGTCTCAAAGATGTCCTAAAGAACAACAAGAAGTGCTTGTGTGTTATCGTCAGAGATCGTAATGATCCAAACTTGGGACTGCAGATTAATGTAACACTTGCTTTGGGCTTGCCTTCTGTCTGCCATGCCCCCGCTAATGTCTCCCAGTGTCCCG CTCTTCTACACATGGATCCTAAGTCACCAGAAGCTCAAGTTTTCTATCAATTGGGAGGGAGTTCTAATCAAAGTGTTGTTGGTCCTGCTCCTAGTCCTAGTG TTGGAGGGAGTCCCACGAGTGGCAGAAGTGAGGGGCCTAGTGGCCAAGGCACCAGTGATGGTTGTTGCAGTGGAAATAGGTGGTTTGGAATGGAGATTGCTGCTGGAGGTGTCTTAATTTGGTGTTTCATCAGTTCACACTTGTTCATATAG